A genomic region of Haemophilus parainfluenzae contains the following coding sequences:
- a CDS encoding ArdC family protein, with protein MAEKKDIRADYEDRLAETIRNAIINNDSKWEKRWNSFDIYPQNGNTGRPYSGINELNLYFSPYDDPRWFTYKQIKALGGQVKKGEKGRLIQFYTNKIERIKKDQNGNPILDQEGKNQREVEIIDGYIAKYYIVFNAQQTTGLPPYTPPEITIEDRKKRDLYNIERIEQLVRNMNINVEEKFSNKAYYQPDLDLIVIPDKAQFKGKKEYYGTLLHEASHATSHPSRLNRKLSFDMNSKEYAKEELIAEISSMLLSRKYQIAVQNPKRDFSDEKNSLAYLRGWIMAGKLTNDDFKDAIKTAVKVSNYITLHDKELTLDKSPSKEAVQHNNHIITFGQHQGYKSFDESMKSNAVEAYHKLKAQLAFQKEPIKEQEKER; from the coding sequence ATGGCAGAGAAAAAAGATATTCGCGCAGATTATGAAGATCGGTTAGCGGAAACAATACGTAATGCCATTATTAATAATGATTCAAAATGGGAAAAACGCTGGAATAGTTTTGATATATATCCCCAAAATGGAAATACAGGCAGACCATACTCCGGCATTAATGAGTTAAATCTTTATTTTTCCCCGTATGATGATCCTCGATGGTTTACTTATAAGCAAATTAAAGCCCTCGGAGGACAAGTTAAGAAAGGTGAAAAGGGTCGATTGATACAATTTTATACGAATAAAATTGAACGAATTAAAAAAGACCAAAACGGTAATCCGATTCTTGACCAAGAAGGGAAAAATCAAAGAGAAGTAGAAATAATTGATGGCTATATAGCAAAATATTACATTGTTTTTAATGCTCAACAAACAACCGGACTCCCTCCATATACCCCGCCGGAAATCACAATAGAAGACCGAAAAAAGCGCGATCTATATAACATAGAACGGATAGAACAACTTGTTAGAAACATGAATATTAATGTTGAGGAAAAGTTTAGTAATAAGGCTTACTATCAACCGGATTTAGATCTCATCGTGATTCCAGATAAGGCACAGTTCAAAGGCAAAAAAGAGTACTACGGCACACTTCTACATGAAGCGTCTCATGCAACTTCTCACCCGTCCAGACTAAATAGGAAACTTTCTTTTGATATGAATTCAAAAGAATACGCCAAGGAAGAACTTATCGCCGAAATTTCATCAATGTTACTTTCCAGGAAATATCAAATTGCCGTGCAAAATCCTAAACGAGATTTTTCCGATGAAAAAAATTCGTTGGCATATTTGCGCGGGTGGATTATGGCGGGCAAACTGACAAATGATGATTTTAAAGACGCTATAAAAACGGCTGTAAAAGTATCAAATTACATTACACTACATGACAAAGAATTAACCTTGGATAAATCTCCATCAAAAGAAGCTGTTCAACATAACAATCACATCATCACGTTTGGCCAACATCAGGGCTATAAATCTTTTGATGAATCCATGAAGTCAAATGCAGTGGAAGCATATCATAAATTGAAGGCGCAGCTCGCCTTTCAAAAAGAACCTATCAAAGAACAAGAGAAGGAAAGATAA